The bacterium genome contains the following window.
GGTAAGAGGCTCCGTAGAATCAACAGATGGCGACTTGAAGTTAATCTCCACTCTATTTTCTGACAAGGCTGGCAAGTTGAGAGAAATAGGAGGTACTCTTCGGGGTAAAATCGATTTTTCCAACCTCTCCTTGAGTGACTCCTGGTGGGAGAATGTTAAAGCTAAAGGAGCAGTTTCCATCGTTCAGCCCAGGGTCGGCCAGGTCTCTTTTGACGAATTAGCTTTCGCATTTAACATAACCGAGCAGGTACTGAGTGTAGATAAATTTCGCTTTTCCCGGGGGACGGGGGAGGTAACAGGTTCTGCCCAGGGGGGAACGAGAAAGGGTAAGCAGAATACAATAAATATAGATACTGAATGGCAAGATTATCCAGTAAGTTTTTCTTCTGGGAAACAGGTTAAAAAAGATGAAGATTCTAAAAGGAATATGGCTATACCCGGGAGAAGATTAAAGGAGAATAGAGTCAACGGCAGCCTCAATTTTAGAGGGAAATTGGCCTGGAAAAAGGACTGGGGAATTCGTGGTTATTTTTCAGGTAAGGATTTTAAATATAATGAAGAACCGTTAGAACCAATCGGTGCGAACCTATCCCTGAATAGAAAACTTGCCCATCTTTCTTCTTTCCATTGTGGGAATGATTTGAAAGGTGAGTTCACGATTGAGGCAGGTAAACAGAAAACCATAAGCGGTGGCATAGAAGTGGATACCGTGAAAGTTCCCCGTTTTCTCCGTTTGATATTTGGAACTGAGGGAGAGAAAACTTTGGTTGATGAGATTAGAGGAAGTTTACATAGTAAGATAGTTTTTAAAGGCCTTTTGGAAAATCCTCAAATTAATGGCTATGTAGACATTGAACAGGGAGTTTTTTCCACTACAAATTTCCTGTTTAAGTCAACATTTAATTATAATAGAAGAGGAATCAATTTAGAATCGGCAGAACTGAAATTTGCTCCCGGGGGCAGAGTTTTGGCTAAGGGTAAGATAGATTTCAACAAACTTGAGCCTCTGGAAATTAATGTTGCCCTGGAGCACCTCCAGTTGAGTAGAGTGCAAAGTTTATTTTATGAAAGAAATTTGAACACTTTTGGGGAGGTTAATGGAAATCTCAATTTCCGTGGCACTTTCGCTCGTCCTCACTTAAAAGTGGAATTAGAATCGGAAAATAGTGGAGTAAATAGTTTCCATGTGGATACCATTAAAACAGACTTTAGGGTGGAGAAGGTCCTTGGAGATAAGGATGAAAGGATAGAATTAGTGTTCGATTCTTTTTCGGCAGGTTTTGGAGGGAGTCTCCTACGATTTGCTCCGGAAGGCAAAGTTCGATTTTCGCCTTCCAGGAAGTTGGTCGACTTTTCGCTCCTTAGTGAATTTCGCAACATAAATTTCGCAAAAATGTCTATTTTTGGTAGTGCTGAATTAAGGGGAACTGCCAATTTCTCCACGAACTCTCCTGTCCTGGAAGTGATGCTCACCACCAGGGACCTGTGGGTGAATCGCCACAATTTTGAAACCGCAAAGTTAAGGCTTTCTTATCGAAACAGAAAGCTATTTTTCCTGCCGCTGGCCAAAGAAACTTTTCAGGTGTTGGGAGAGATAGACTTCGAACGTGTGGATAGTTTCAATGTAAAACTACTCGAATTTTTTCAAGGCAAAGATAGACTGGTAACTATTAACGGGAATGCTGACCTTTCTGGACCAATCGATCTAACTGTCCAGGGAAGAAAGGGAAAGATTGCTGCCAGTCTCATAGGAGAACTCCTAAATGTGAAAATTCCGTTCACAGGAAGTAGTGGGTTTGACCTCAAACTCAGCCGGACTTCAATAGAGGGAAAAAAGGGAAAATTCTATGACTCTTTACGGATGGAGGGGGAAATAGATGTCGCTAATGGCTCGATAGGAAATCTTCTATTTGACGATTTCCGCGCTCTCATCAAGGCAGATGGTGATAGTATAAGTCTAAGGGAATTGACAATAAATAAGAAAGAAGAATATGCGATTAAATGTTGGGGAACTATTCCTTATCCCAAAGAGGAAAAAGATGGTAGAGAAATAGAGTTTTCTTTACAAATGTTTGATAGCAGGGCGGGCATGTTACGTGTTCTGACCAGGGAAATAAGTGATACCAAAGGGCAAATGGAAGCATTCCTTCATATTACCGGGACACGAGAAGAGCCTCTTATAAATGGATATTTTCGTGTCAAAGAGGCTACTCTCTACGGCAGGGAGATATTTAAGAGGATAGATGATCTGACCTGCGATATCTCAGTTAAGGATAGTAATATAGTTATCAACCGGATTAATGGCCAGATAAAAAAGGGAGAAATGGACCTCAAAGGAGAGATAGCTTTGGCTGGCTGGAAGGTGGATAATCTCGATGTGGTTTTTGAGAACAAGAGAGACTATGGGATTCCCCTTAAAATACCTTTTCTGAAAATACCTCAGAGTTCATTTTTTGGTCGTCTCCTATCTGAGACTCCTTGTTCCCTGGAGTTGAAGGGGAAAATCCATGCATATGGAACTCGCCAGTCGTATAATTTAGTAGGAGCAATTGAAGTGGAAAATGCCCAGTTTACTTATCCTCCCAGAGCCGAGGATGCCAAGGATCTAAATTTAGATTTTCTCAAGCCCGCGGTTTGGAATCTGGAGGTTAATGCGGGCAAAAATACCTGGTATAAAAATAGATTTGCTGAAGCCCAGGTACAAGGACAGATGAAGCTCACTGGCCCAACTGAGGAGTTAACCGTTAACGGAACTCTTACATCCGTCAAAGGAGAGATAAGTTATCTGGGAGCTATCTTCAACGTGAAAGAGGCCACTGTGGAATGTATAGATGATGAGCTCTTTTTACAGGTTAGGGCGGAGTGCCCTGTGGAAGATGATACCATTATGTTAGTGGTAGAGAGGGGAAAATGGGGAAGGATTAAGCCAAAATTTACCTCCAGAAGTGATCCGGAAATGAGCGAGCAGGAAGCACTGGTTAAGGCTACTGGTTTGGATTCTTTAAGGCTCTCTCCACAGGAAGGGGATGCCTTGTTGAGGAGGGAACTGTTGAAGTTAATCGATAGCAGCCTGGCCAGCCCCTTGATCAAGTCAATTCTGAAATCGACGGGCATGGTAGATGTGGTTAAGGTTGAAACTACCCTTGCCCAGAAGACAGGGGAAAGATTAAATTCTCCAGAAGCCGCAAAAGGAAAGGAGGGAAAAAGCCTTTTAGAAGGTACGAAAATAACTTTGGGTAAGTATCTAAACACTAATTTATATCTGGGTTACAAGTTGCAATTCGAGGAAGGATACCTGAATAGGCTCGAATTACGGCATGAACTGGAGCTGTTATATAGACTTAAAAGAGGAACTTCTTTGAAAGGCAGACTGGGAGAAGAGGAGAGATATTTGGGAGTAGAAAGACAAATAAGATTTTAAATATTTACATTTTCCGGAAAATTTGATATTATAGTAAAATATTCTAAATAGTAGATAATTTTGAATACAATGATGAGAAAGTTTACAGTCCTATTTTTTTTCTTTATGTTCCTTCTTTCCGGTTATCTCTTTTCCAGTCCTGTAGAGATAAGAGAAATCGAAATAACCGGGAATAAGAATATAGAAACCAAGAAGATATTAAAAGCTCTGGGGATAAAAAAAGGCGATGAATATTCAGAAGAAAAAGTAAGCGAGGGCTTACAAAACATATATGAACTGGGGTTCTTTGAGGATATTACCATTGAAGTCTTTGAGGTTGAGGAAGGAGTAAATGTTACCTACGTTGTAACTGAGAAGCCCCTGATTAAGCGGATAGAATTTAAAGGGAATAAAGAATTCTCTGATAGCAAATTAAAGAAAGAAATAGAATCAGAAGAGAAAGAACCTTTTGCTAACAGGAAAATGCAAGAGGATACCGAAAAGATTGCTACCCTTTATAAGGAAAAGGGTTATGCCGATATAAAAGTGGAGCCTTATACAACGGAAGACGAGAAGAATGGAATGGTGACAATGACTTTCTTTATTACCGAAGGCAAACAGATTAAGATAGGGAAAGTCAATTTAATTGGGGTAGAGGCATTTAATACGAAAAAAATAAAGAAAAAAATGGAGACCAAAAAGGAAAAGTTTTTTAAACAGGGACTACTGGATGAGGACCTGAGAACGATAGAAGCCTATTACAAAGATAGAGGATTCCTGAAAGTTCATCTGGGAACACCTATGGTCGTTCGCGATGAGGAGGAAGCGAAGATTTTTGTCACGCTTTTTGTTTATGAAGGCTTTAAATATACAGTGGGAGATATACAATTCCGAGACAATTATGTGGTTACTACGGAGGATCTGGAAAAAGACCTGGAAGTGAAACACGGAGAGATTTTCAGCCAGGCAAAGTTGGAAGAGGGCCTGTTTAATATTCAGGAGCGCTATGCAGAAAAAGGCTATATCCTGATGCGTTCCAATCCAGAATACTCTACCGATGATGAGAAAAAAGTAGTAAACCTCTTAATCACTATAAATGAGCAGGGGATAGTCTATCTTGACCGAATTTACTTGGGAGGGAATGTCATTACTAAAGATTATGTAATTAAGCGGGAATTCCTGGTAAAGGAAGGAGACCCGTTCAATGTTAAAAAGATAAGGCGAACACAGGAGAAACTATATAACCTCGGTTTTTTTTCAGATATTGCAATTGAGATTGGTGAAACTGGTGACCCCTATAGAGCAAACCTCATCTGTGAGGTAACCGAGCAAAGGACGGGATTACTCAGTATGGGAGCAGGGTACAGCTCGCAAGATGGACTTTTAGGCACCCTTCAGCTTACTCAGAGCAACTTTTTGGGCAGAGGACAGAGAATAGATTTAATGCTGGAGTTTGGTAAGAAAAAGACCAATTATCAGCTCAGTTTTACTGAGCCATGGTTTTTAGGAAGACATGTCCTTTTTGGTATTAGTGCCTACGATACAGATAGAGACAGAGACTACTATAGAGAAGAGAGGGCTGGCGGAAATATCAGAATAGGTCCCCATCTAACAGATATTCTTAGTCTCCGCTTCACTTACACTTATGAACGGGTAAAGGTATACGATGCACTTGCTGATTGGGCAGAAGAAGGAAAAAAGGATAGCAGTAGTTTTACTACTTATTTAATAAGAGACAGCAGGGATAATATATTCGATGCTTCCAGAGGTTCTCTGAATTCTATCTCTCTTCAGGTCTCTGGAGGTATCCTGGGAGGGGATACTGATTTCGTTAAAACTTTTACCTCCAATAGTTGGTTTTTCCCTACATTCTGGCGCTTTGTTCTGGCGATTCAATTGAGGTATGGGATTGCTAGTAGTTTTCCTCACTCTACAGGAGTGCCAATTTATGAGCGGTTCTATGTGGGTGGGGCCGATAGCGTAAGAGGTTATGACTACAGAGGTGAGATCGGGCCTGACGAGGGAGGAGTGACGATGTTTGTAAGCAACGTAGAATATAAGTTTCCCATAGTTAAGGAAAAACTTCGCACTATTTTGCAGGGAGCAATCTTTATTGATATGGGAGGGAGCTGGAGGAAAGGAGATGTAAACTTTACCATAGGCTCAAGGGAGAATCAATTAAAGATGGGGATAGGAGCAGGAATCCGGTTCCAGACTCCTTTTTTCCCTGTCCGTCTCGATTGGGGATATGGATTAAATCATAAACCGGGAGAAGACAAATCCCAGTGGTATTTCACAATGGGCCAATCCTTCTAAGGTGATGGAAGAAATGGAGAGTTCATGATGAAAAGAATTTCGCTTTTTTTCTTTGTTTTTTCTCTTTTCTACTTTTTCCCTTTTACACTTCCTGATGTAAGAGCAGTAATGCTTTCTTCGGAAAGAATTGCTTATGTAGACATAGATAGAGTCTTTGATGAATATAAAGGCATTAAACAAGCGAAAGAAAAGATAGAAAGAGAGATTGAAACGAAGAGAGGCGAGATAGCTAAACTGGAGAAGGAGATAAGAGATTTAGAATTTGCCATGAGGGAAAAGGAAAGAGTAGAACCAGTAGCTATCACGGGATTGGCCGAAAAAGAGGTGGAAATTTCTACTGGACCAGTTATCCCCAAACCACTTCCTGAAGAAATAATTAGACTGAATAAGGAAAAGCTTAATAAGATGGTAAAGAAAATGAAAGAGGAATTAGACAGGCTTGAGAAAGAGATGCCCCATCAGATTTTAGGAAAGATTTACGATGTGATTAGAGAGATTGCTCAGGCTGAAGGTTATGCTATCATTTTGGATAAGAAAAATATTCTGTATAGCGAAATAGAAAATGACCTCACTGAAAAAGTTATACAGATGTTGAATTTAGGTGAGTAAAAAGGAGTAGCGAAGCAAAGCTTCGCCTGCTGGACTCCTCCCGAAAGGGAGGTTTGGGCGACCACAAGGGTCGCCCCTACGCGATTCGCAAGGACTCCAGAATCTTTGGAATTCTCCCGAAAGCAAAGATTACGCTTTGGCGTGCCTTTTTGGATGTGGAGTAAGTTTGATGGGAATGACTTTAAAGAAAATTGCTGAGCTTGTTGGTGGTGAACTCTCCGGGGATAGTAACATAGCAATCGAAGGAGTGGGTAGTCTGATAGAAGCAGAAAAAGGCGAGATTACATTCTTGGCAAGTTCCCGGTACAGGAGTCAGGTATTAAAGACTAAGGCTTCAGCTATTATTATCGGTGAGGGAGTTGAGCTACCAGAGATTCCTTCAATACGGACAAAGAATCCCTATTTAGCTTTTGCCCAGGTAATGAAAGTGTTGGTTCCTCCCAAAAAACTACCCAGGGGAATAGACAAAACCAGCATTCTTGGTAAGGGAGTGAAATTAGGTAAGGATGTTGCCATTGGAGCTTACGTGGTTATTGGAAAGGGCGTGGTGATTGGAGATAAGACTGTAATTTTTCCGGGGACCTACATTGGGGATAAAGCTGTGATTGGGAAGGATGGGCTAATCTATCCAAATGTTACTGTGAGAGAAGAAGTTATTATAGGCGATAATGTAATTATTCACCCCGGTGCAGTTATTGGTGCGGATGGATTTGGTTATGCCACTGAAAAGGGAAAACATCATAAGATTCCCCAGGCGGGAACTGTGGAAATTGAAAATGGCGTGGAAATTGGAGCAAACGTTACTATCGACCGGGCAACTATGGGTAAAACCCTCATAGGTGAAGGGACGAAAATTGATAATCTTGTTCAGATTGGACATAATGTTAGAATAGGTAAAAACTGCCTTATAGTTTCCCAGGTAGGTATTTCGGGAAGTACGGTGATTGGTGATAATGTTGTCCTGGCTGGCCAGGCAGGGCTTGTTGGCCATATTACCGTTGGCGATAATGCAATTGTTGGTGCGCAGGCAGGAGTTACTAAAAGTGTTCCCGCCAATACTACTGTTTCCGGTTATCCTGCCCGGGAACACAAGATAGCCCAAAAGATAGATGCTCAATTAATTAGATTGCCGAAATTGTATGAACAGATAAAAGAGTTAAAACAAAATATAGAGAAAACAAGAGAAAAAATAAAGTGAAAACATCAGGTCGGTCGTCCTTTAGGGTGACGGAATCGGCACTCTCAAGAGTGGGTGACCAAAAAGTTATGGAGGAAATTATGGATTTACAGAAGACTATAAAAAGAGAGAGCACTTATTCGGGAATAGGTCTACACACTGGGAACATAACTTCAGTGACCTTTAAGCCAGCACTACCCAATTCTGGTATAAAATTTGTAAGGTCAGATTTACCAGGTAAGCCGGAAGTTGAAGCTAACATAAAGAATGTTATCAGTGTAGCACGAGGAACCACTCTGGGTAATGGCAGTTTCCAGATCCAGACGGTAGAGCATATTATGGCTACTCTATGCGGTTTGGGTATAGATAATCTCATCGTGGAAGTGAATGCTGGTGAACCTCCTGTGGCTGATGGTAGCGGGATGCCTTTTGTGGAGACTCTGGAGAAGGCTGGTTTCCAAGAACAGAATGTAGAAAAGAACTACTTTACGATAACTGAACCTGTCAAGTTTTCCAATGAAGATGTCCATCTGGTCGTTCTGCCATCGGATGAATTTAAAGTATCTGCTACCATCGATTACAAACATAAAATTTTAAAGAGTCAGTACGGCACGTTTACCATAACCAAAGAGATTTTCGAAAAGGAGATTGCTCCCGCCAGGACATACTGTTTTGAGCATGAAATCGAATCGTTGAAACGCCGAGGGTTGGCTCGCGGGGGTAATTTAGATAATGCGGTAGTAATTGGACAGGATGGCATTCATAATAAGGAGCTCAGATTTCCCGATGAATTTGTCCGCCACAAGATACTCGATTTAATAGGGGACATCTATTTAATAGGAAAACCTTTAAAAGCACACATTATTGCTATCCGCTGTGGACATGCTGCTAACATTGCTTTGACTAAAAGGTTAGGCGAACTCATAAAGAGATCTGCTGCTCGTCGAACGACTAAGACTTTTAAACAGGAAGGTTTTGAAGGAAAAGTCTTAGGTTTGGAAGAGATTCAGAATATAATTCCCCATCGTCCTCCTTTTCTATTTGTAGACAAAATAATTATGTCAGAGAATATGGTCAAAGCCGTGGGGTTCAAGAACATAACTATTAATGAGGAATACTTCAAGGGACATTTCCCTGACTATCCGATTTTGCCTGGCGTTCTAATTATAGAATCGATGGCACAGACTTCCTGTGTTCTCTTCTTGGCCCGTTCGGATCTCAGAAAGAAACTGCCCTATTTTATGGCGATTAAAGAGGTTAAATTTCGTAAGCCTGTCTTCCCTGGCGATCAGCTGCAGCTGGAAGTTGAAGTTACTCGTGCCCGGGTGAGAGGAGGAAAGATTAAAGGTAAGGCGTATGTTAGGAATGAATTGGTGGCTGAGGCCGAATTTATGTTCTCCTTGGTAGATAGGTAAATCGACAACGACAAGTAAGCAATGAGCATATACTACTAAACTTTTAGGAGAAAAAATGAACATTCACAAAACAGCTTTAGTTCATCCGGATGCAGTAATTGAAGAAGATGTGGACATTGGTCCATATACAATTATTGGACCGGATGTAAAGATTGGAAAAGGGACTGAGATTGGAGCTCGTGTAATAATCGAAGGAGATACTCAAATTGGCCAAAATTGTCAGATATGGACAGGAGCCATAATTGGAAATTTACCGCAGGATTTAAAGTTTAAAAGAGAAAAAACGAGAGTCATAATTGGTGAGAATAATGTTATCCGGGAGTATGTAACCATCAACCGGGGAACGACTTCTACAGGAGAGACAACCATTGGAGATAACAATCTCATAATGGCATATGCTCATATCGCTCATGATTGTGTAATTGGCTCTAACGTGATTTTAGCTAACGTAGCTACTCTGGCGGGCCACGTAGTGATTGAGGATAAGGCTATTGTGGGAGGGCTAACTCCAGTCCATCAGTTTGTGCGCATTGGCACATTGGGTATTGTGGGTGGAGGTTCTCGGGCAGCAAAAGATGTACCTCCCTATTGTATGGCAGCAGGGACACCCATTAGAATTTTTGGATTGAATACAGTGGGGTTACAAAGAAACAATTTCCCCAAGCATGTTAAAGCCCAGCTAAAGAGAGCCTACAAGGTTCTCTTCCGTTCCAAATTAAACACTACGCAAGCTTTGAACGTTTTGGAAAAAGAGTCAAACATCTCCGATGAATTGCTTCATATGGTCGCCTTTATTAAAGAATCTGAGAGGGGAATCTGCAAAGAATGAAGATAGAGAATAGAAAGATTGGATTGATTGCTGGTAATGGGAATTTCCCTTTGATTTTTGCACAAGAAGCGAAGAGAGTAGGAACAGAGGTGGTCGCTCTGGCAATAAAGAAAGAGACGAGTCCCAGCCTGGAAAATTTAGTAGATAGAATCCACTGGGTCAATGTAGGACAATTGGGTGACCTGATTGAGATTTGTAAGAAAGAGGGGATAACCAGGGCAGTGATGGCCGGGCAGGTTAGACACACCCGCCTGTTCGGTCAGCTAAAGCTGGACGCAAGAGCTAGGGCTCTTTTGGCTGGAGTGAAGGATAAGAAGGCTAATTCTCTACTGGGAGCAGTGGCTGATGAGTTGTTGAGGGAGGGGATAGAACTAATAGATTCAGCTACCTATCTTTCCCACCTTTTGCCCTCTCCCGGTATTTTGACCCGCCGCAAACCTACTCAAAAGGAATGGCGAGATATCGAGTTTGGTCATAAGATGGCTAAAGAGATTGCTGGCCTGGACATCGGGCAGACAGTGGTGGTCAAGGACCAGGCCGT
Protein-coding sequences here:
- a CDS encoding translocation/assembly module TamB domain-containing protein, whose product is VRGSVESTDGDLKLISTLFSDKAGKLREIGGTLRGKIDFSNLSLSDSWWENVKAKGAVSIVQPRVGQVSFDELAFAFNITEQVLSVDKFRFSRGTGEVTGSAQGGTRKGKQNTINIDTEWQDYPVSFSSGKQVKKDEDSKRNMAIPGRRLKENRVNGSLNFRGKLAWKKDWGIRGYFSGKDFKYNEEPLEPIGANLSLNRKLAHLSSFHCGNDLKGEFTIEAGKQKTISGGIEVDTVKVPRFLRLIFGTEGEKTLVDEIRGSLHSKIVFKGLLENPQINGYVDIEQGVFSTTNFLFKSTFNYNRRGINLESAELKFAPGGRVLAKGKIDFNKLEPLEINVALEHLQLSRVQSLFYERNLNTFGEVNGNLNFRGTFARPHLKVELESENSGVNSFHVDTIKTDFRVEKVLGDKDERIELVFDSFSAGFGGSLLRFAPEGKVRFSPSRKLVDFSLLSEFRNINFAKMSIFGSAELRGTANFSTNSPVLEVMLTTRDLWVNRHNFETAKLRLSYRNRKLFFLPLAKETFQVLGEIDFERVDSFNVKLLEFFQGKDRLVTINGNADLSGPIDLTVQGRKGKIAASLIGELLNVKIPFTGSSGFDLKLSRTSIEGKKGKFYDSLRMEGEIDVANGSIGNLLFDDFRALIKADGDSISLRELTINKKEEYAIKCWGTIPYPKEEKDGREIEFSLQMFDSRAGMLRVLTREISDTKGQMEAFLHITGTREEPLINGYFRVKEATLYGREIFKRIDDLTCDISVKDSNIVINRINGQIKKGEMDLKGEIALAGWKVDNLDVVFENKRDYGIPLKIPFLKIPQSSFFGRLLSETPCSLELKGKIHAYGTRQSYNLVGAIEVENAQFTYPPRAEDAKDLNLDFLKPAVWNLEVNAGKNTWYKNRFAEAQVQGQMKLTGPTEELTVNGTLTSVKGEISYLGAIFNVKEATVECIDDELFLQVRAECPVEDDTIMLVVERGKWGRIKPKFTSRSDPEMSEQEALVKATGLDSLRLSPQEGDALLRRELLKLIDSSLASPLIKSILKSTGMVDVVKVETTLAQKTGERLNSPEAAKGKEGKSLLEGTKITLGKYLNTNLYLGYKLQFEEGYLNRLELRHELELLYRLKRGTSLKGRLGEEERYLGVERQIRF
- the bamA gene encoding outer membrane protein assembly factor BamA encodes the protein MMRKFTVLFFFFMFLLSGYLFSSPVEIREIEITGNKNIETKKILKALGIKKGDEYSEEKVSEGLQNIYELGFFEDITIEVFEVEEGVNVTYVVTEKPLIKRIEFKGNKEFSDSKLKKEIESEEKEPFANRKMQEDTEKIATLYKEKGYADIKVEPYTTEDEKNGMVTMTFFITEGKQIKIGKVNLIGVEAFNTKKIKKKMETKKEKFFKQGLLDEDLRTIEAYYKDRGFLKVHLGTPMVVRDEEEAKIFVTLFVYEGFKYTVGDIQFRDNYVVTTEDLEKDLEVKHGEIFSQAKLEEGLFNIQERYAEKGYILMRSNPEYSTDDEKKVVNLLITINEQGIVYLDRIYLGGNVITKDYVIKREFLVKEGDPFNVKKIRRTQEKLYNLGFFSDIAIEIGETGDPYRANLICEVTEQRTGLLSMGAGYSSQDGLLGTLQLTQSNFLGRGQRIDLMLEFGKKKTNYQLSFTEPWFLGRHVLFGISAYDTDRDRDYYREERAGGNIRIGPHLTDILSLRFTYTYERVKVYDALADWAEEGKKDSSSFTTYLIRDSRDNIFDASRGSLNSISLQVSGGILGGDTDFVKTFTSNSWFFPTFWRFVLAIQLRYGIASSFPHSTGVPIYERFYVGGADSVRGYDYRGEIGPDEGGVTMFVSNVEYKFPIVKEKLRTILQGAIFIDMGGSWRKGDVNFTIGSRENQLKMGIGAGIRFQTPFFPVRLDWGYGLNHKPGEDKSQWYFTMGQSF
- a CDS encoding OmpH family outer membrane protein, which encodes MMKRISLFFFVFSLFYFFPFTLPDVRAVMLSSERIAYVDIDRVFDEYKGIKQAKEKIEREIETKRGEIAKLEKEIRDLEFAMREKERVEPVAITGLAEKEVEISTGPVIPKPLPEEIIRLNKEKLNKMVKKMKEELDRLEKEMPHQILGKIYDVIREIAQAEGYAIILDKKNILYSEIENDLTEKVIQMLNLGE
- the lpxD gene encoding UDP-3-O-(3-hydroxymyristoyl)glucosamine N-acyltransferase, with the protein product MGMTLKKIAELVGGELSGDSNIAIEGVGSLIEAEKGEITFLASSRYRSQVLKTKASAIIIGEGVELPEIPSIRTKNPYLAFAQVMKVLVPPKKLPRGIDKTSILGKGVKLGKDVAIGAYVVIGKGVVIGDKTVIFPGTYIGDKAVIGKDGLIYPNVTVREEVIIGDNVIIHPGAVIGADGFGYATEKGKHHKIPQAGTVEIENGVEIGANVTIDRATMGKTLIGEGTKIDNLVQIGHNVRIGKNCLIVSQVGISGSTVIGDNVVLAGQAGLVGHITVGDNAIVGAQAGVTKSVPANTTVSGYPAREHKIAQKIDAQLIRLPKLYEQIKELKQNIEKTREKIK
- a CDS encoding bifunctional UDP-3-O-[3-hydroxymyristoyl] N-acetylglucosamine deacetylase/3-hydroxyacyl-ACP dehydratase, with product MDLQKTIKRESTYSGIGLHTGNITSVTFKPALPNSGIKFVRSDLPGKPEVEANIKNVISVARGTTLGNGSFQIQTVEHIMATLCGLGIDNLIVEVNAGEPPVADGSGMPFVETLEKAGFQEQNVEKNYFTITEPVKFSNEDVHLVVLPSDEFKVSATIDYKHKILKSQYGTFTITKEIFEKEIAPARTYCFEHEIESLKRRGLARGGNLDNAVVIGQDGIHNKELRFPDEFVRHKILDLIGDIYLIGKPLKAHIIAIRCGHAANIALTKRLGELIKRSAARRTTKTFKQEGFEGKVLGLEEIQNIIPHRPPFLFVDKIIMSENMVKAVGFKNITINEEYFKGHFPDYPILPGVLIIESMAQTSCVLFLARSDLRKKLPYFMAIKEVKFRKPVFPGDQLQLEVEVTRARVRGGKIKGKAYVRNELVAEAEFMFSLVDR
- the lpxA gene encoding acyl-ACP--UDP-N-acetylglucosamine O-acyltransferase — its product is MNIHKTALVHPDAVIEEDVDIGPYTIIGPDVKIGKGTEIGARVIIEGDTQIGQNCQIWTGAIIGNLPQDLKFKREKTRVIIGENNVIREYVTINRGTTSTGETTIGDNNLIMAYAHIAHDCVIGSNVILANVATLAGHVVIEDKAIVGGLTPVHQFVRIGTLGIVGGGSRAAKDVPPYCMAAGTPIRIFGLNTVGLQRNNFPKHVKAQLKRAYKVLFRSKLNTTQALNVLEKESNISDELLHMVAFIKESERGICKE
- the lpxI gene encoding UDP-2,3-diacylglucosamine diphosphatase LpxI (LpxI, functionally equivalent to LpxH, replaces it in LPS biosynthesis in a minority of bacteria.), whose product is MKIENRKIGLIAGNGNFPLIFAQEAKRVGTEVVALAIKKETSPSLENLVDRIHWVNVGQLGDLIEICKKEGITRAVMAGQVRHTRLFGQLKLDARARALLAGVKDKKANSLLGAVADELLREGIELIDSATYLSHLLPSPGILTRRKPTQKEWRDIEFGHKMAKEIAGLDIGQTVVVKDQAVLAVEGMDGTDSTIKRGGKLGKGDVVVVKVSKPQQDRRFDLPIVGERTVEVLKQAKAKVLAFSARSTILLDREKVVKNANQNGISLVAVKEEES